From Streptomyces cyaneogriseus subsp. noncyanogenus, the proteins below share one genomic window:
- a CDS encoding VanZ family protein, protein MQRQGSIGGSAAIRIRVTGGALLVAHLALVAWCTLRPLDVPWVMPANVHPLDGIRADLALGWPEAARRIGEGLALLAPLGVLLPMAGGRLSVSPLASLFRTVAAGALLSLGIELLQTGVPGRVVDIDSLLLNTAGVALVHLLVVPAGRAWIRRRSARRSGADLLREERSQGRTPTIPRVGIAP, encoded by the coding sequence GTGCAGCGTCAAGGCTCCATCGGCGGCAGCGCCGCGATCCGCATCCGTGTGACGGGGGGTGCCCTCCTCGTCGCGCATCTCGCGCTCGTCGCCTGGTGCACGCTTCGGCCGCTGGACGTTCCGTGGGTGATGCCCGCCAATGTGCACCCGCTCGACGGCATCCGGGCCGATCTGGCGCTGGGCTGGCCGGAGGCGGCCCGGCGCATCGGCGAGGGGCTCGCCCTGCTGGCGCCGCTCGGCGTGCTGCTGCCGATGGCGGGCGGGCGGCTGTCCGTCTCTCCGCTGGCCTCGCTGTTCCGCACGGTGGCCGCGGGCGCGCTGCTGTCGCTCGGCATCGAGCTGTTGCAGACCGGGGTGCCCGGCCGGGTCGTGGACATCGACTCCCTGCTGCTCAACACCGCGGGCGTGGCCCTCGTACATCTGCTCGTGGTGCCCGCGGGCCGGGCCTGGATCCGTCGCAGGTCCGCCCGCCGGTCCGGCGCGGACCTCCTCCGGGAGGAGCGGTCTCAGGGGCGTACCCCGACGATTCCCAGGGTCGGGATCGCCCCGTAG
- a CDS encoding sensor histidine kinase produces MTREHQGGSRGWAAARKGVWSRLRLTSLRLRLVVVFGLVALTAAVSASGIAYWLNREAVLTRAQDAVLRDFEREMQNRAGALPEHPTQEELQRTAGQMADSERQFSVLLVAEGREGGTVYGTSGDLGGFTPADVPASLREAVDKRQKITAANKHAYHLYWQRIVHGDTPYLVAGTKVIGGGPTGYMLQSLEPEAKDLGSLAWSLGIATGLALIGSALLAQAAASTVLKPVQRLGVAARRLGEGKLDTRLRVSGTDELADLSRTFNSAAEALEKRVADMAAREAASRRFVADMSHELRTPLTAITAVTEVLEEELEFEGGGIDPMIEPAVRLVVSETRRLNDLVENLMEVTRFDAGTARLVLDDVDVADQITACIDARAWLDAVELDAERGIHARLDPRRLDVILANLIGNALKHGGSPVRVSVTESDGPATAGPAGTAGAEDPVNAEHAETSAGTEGTEGAQYAEGAEVVIRVRDHGPGIPEDVLPHVFDRFYKASASRPRSEGSGLGLSIALENAHIHGGRITAGNHPEGGAVFTLRLPRDASNLTVDGADGAGVAGGAGDGGAEGKGMGKDAKGRG; encoded by the coding sequence GTGACACGGGAACACCAGGGGGGTTCGCGCGGCTGGGCCGCGGCGCGCAAGGGAGTCTGGTCGCGGCTGCGCCTGACCAGTCTGCGGCTGCGGCTGGTCGTCGTCTTCGGCCTGGTCGCGCTCACCGCGGCCGTGTCCGCGTCCGGCATCGCGTACTGGCTCAACCGGGAGGCGGTGCTCACCCGCGCCCAGGACGCCGTGCTGCGGGACTTCGAGCGGGAGATGCAGAACCGGGCCGGCGCCCTGCCCGAGCACCCCACGCAGGAGGAGTTGCAGCGCACCGCGGGCCAGATGGCCGACAGCGAGCGGCAGTTCAGCGTGCTGCTCGTCGCCGAGGGCCGCGAGGGCGGGACGGTGTACGGCACCTCCGGCGATCTCGGCGGCTTCACCCCGGCCGACGTGCCGGCCTCGCTGCGCGAGGCGGTGGACAAGCGGCAGAAGATCACCGCGGCCAACAAGCACGCCTACCACCTGTACTGGCAGCGGATCGTCCACGGCGACACCCCGTATCTGGTGGCCGGCACCAAGGTGATCGGGGGCGGCCCGACCGGTTACATGCTCCAGTCGCTGGAGCCGGAGGCGAAGGATCTCGGCTCGCTTGCCTGGTCGCTGGGGATCGCCACGGGGCTGGCGCTGATCGGTTCCGCGCTGCTCGCGCAGGCCGCCGCCTCGACCGTCCTCAAGCCCGTGCAACGGCTGGGGGTGGCCGCCCGGCGGCTCGGCGAGGGCAAGCTGGACACCCGGCTGAGGGTGTCCGGCACCGATGAACTGGCCGACCTCTCGCGCACGTTCAACAGCGCCGCCGAGGCGCTGGAGAAGCGGGTGGCGGACATGGCCGCGCGGGAGGCGGCCTCGCGGCGGTTCGTGGCGGACATGAGCCATGAGCTGCGTACGCCGCTGACCGCGATCACCGCCGTGACGGAAGTGCTGGAGGAGGAACTGGAGTTCGAGGGCGGTGGCATCGACCCGATGATCGAGCCGGCCGTACGACTGGTGGTGAGCGAGACGCGGCGGCTGAACGATCTGGTGGAGAACCTGATGGAGGTCACCCGCTTCGACGCGGGCACCGCCCGGCTGGTCCTGGACGACGTCGACGTCGCCGACCAGATCACTGCGTGCATCGACGCCCGCGCCTGGCTGGACGCCGTGGAGCTGGACGCCGAGCGCGGCATCCACGCCCGGCTCGACCCGCGCCGCCTGGACGTGATCCTCGCCAACCTGATCGGCAACGCGCTCAAGCACGGCGGCTCGCCGGTGCGGGTGTCGGTGACGGAGTCGGACGGGCCGGCCACGGCGGGCCCCGCGGGAACGGCGGGCGCGGAGGACCCGGTGAACGCCGAGCACGCGGAGACCTCGGCGGGCACGGAGGGTACGGAGGGCGCGCAGTACGCGGAGGGCGCGGAAGTCGTGATCCGGGTGCGGGACCACGGGCCCGGCATCCCCGAGGACGTCCTGCCGCACGTCTTCGACCGCTTCTACAAGGCGAGCGCCTCCCGGCCGCGTTCCGAGGGCAGCGGGCTCGGCCTGTCCATCGCCCTGGAGAACGCGCACATCCACGGCGGCCGCATCACCGCCGGGAACCACCCCGAGGGGGGCGCGGTGTTCACGCTGCGGCTGCCGCGGGACGCGTCGAACCTGACCGTGGACGGTGCGGACGGCGCGGGCGTGGCGGGTGGCGCCGGTGACGGGGGCGCCGAGGGCAAGGGCATGGGCAAGGACGCGAAGGGGCGGGGCTGA
- a CDS encoding PspC domain-containing protein yields the protein MSRLARPTDGRMIAGVCAALARRFGTSVTTMRAIFLLSCLLPGPQFLLYIALWVLLPSEEKTARTAW from the coding sequence ATGTCCCGCCTCGCCCGACCCACCGACGGCCGCATGATCGCGGGAGTGTGTGCCGCGCTGGCGCGGCGCTTCGGCACCTCCGTGACGACCATGCGCGCGATCTTCCTGCTCTCCTGCCTGCTGCCGGGCCCGCAGTTCCTGCTCTACATCGCTCTGTGGGTGCTGCTCCCCTCGGAGGAGAAGACGGCCCGTACGGCCTGGTGA
- a CDS encoding uridine kinase, with amino-acid sequence MTRAAKPFRRVVRWPPDTAHWCPVSSQPPIPTRVVLLCGPSGSGKSLLAARSGLPVLRLDDFYKEGTDPSLPLVAGSSDIDWDHPGSWDADAAVAAITELCRTGRTRIPVYDIALSARTGEEAVDIGRTPLFIAEGIFAAEIVTRCRDLGVLADALCLSRGPVTTFRRRFLRDLKEGRKSVPFLVRRGWRLMRQERTIIARQTALGAHACDRDEALGRLAAAAAGRCPAARTPA; translated from the coding sequence GTGACGCGCGCTGCAAAGCCGTTCCGGCGGGTCGTACGGTGGCCGCCGGATACCGCACACTGGTGTCCCGTGAGCTCCCAACCGCCCATACCCACGCGAGTCGTGCTGCTCTGCGGCCCTTCCGGCTCGGGCAAGTCCCTTCTCGCCGCCCGCTCCGGCCTGCCGGTGCTGCGGCTCGACGACTTCTACAAGGAGGGCACCGACCCCTCGCTGCCGCTGGTGGCCGGGAGCTCCGACATCGACTGGGACCACCCCGGTTCCTGGGACGCGGACGCGGCCGTCGCCGCCATCACGGAGCTGTGCCGTACGGGCCGTACGCGGATCCCCGTCTACGACATCGCCCTCAGCGCCCGCACCGGCGAGGAGGCGGTCGACATCGGCCGGACCCCGCTGTTCATCGCGGAGGGCATCTTCGCGGCCGAGATCGTGACCCGCTGCCGGGATCTGGGCGTCCTGGCCGACGCGTTGTGCCTGAGCCGCGGCCCGGTGACGACGTTCCGCCGCCGCTTCCTGCGGGATCTGAAGGAGGGCCGCAAGTCGGTGCCGTTCCTGGTGCGCCGCGGCTGGCGGCTGATGCGGCAGGAGCGGACGATCATCGCCCGTCAGACGGCGCTGGGCGCGCACGCCTGCGACCGGGACGAGGCGCTGGGCCGCCTGGCCGCCGCCGCGGCGGGCCGCTGCCCCGCGGCCCGCACACCGGCGTAA
- a CDS encoding alpha/beta hydrolase — MAQQATPARTARLGRALGPEPTPVSGVVLLLPGGDEVSGRRPAPLLATASMRALGRRLSRAGRPEGLVAHVVHYRYRGWNGGEAHLARDASWAADEVVRRYGDVPVCLAGVGMGGRAALRAGGHDAVEAVVALAPWLPEEDVAASPEPVKQLAGRHVLIVHGTNDTRTDPELSFRLAARAKKANRDVCRFEVHSDGHGLHHYRDEVLALVEDFVMGVLFGRAFSRPVADALAAPPPLGLRMPLAAGFGTSLRR; from the coding sequence ATGGCACAGCAAGCGACGCCGGCTCGCACGGCACGACTGGGGCGGGCGCTCGGTCCGGAGCCGACGCCGGTGAGCGGCGTGGTCCTGCTGCTCCCCGGCGGTGACGAGGTGTCGGGCCGCAGGCCCGCTCCCCTGCTGGCGACCGCGTCGATGCGCGCGCTCGGCCGCCGGCTGTCGCGCGCGGGGCGGCCCGAGGGCCTGGTCGCGCACGTGGTGCACTACCGCTACCGCGGCTGGAACGGCGGCGAGGCGCATCTGGCCCGGGACGCCTCCTGGGCCGCCGACGAGGTGGTACGGCGCTACGGGGACGTGCCCGTCTGCCTGGCCGGCGTCGGCATGGGCGGCCGGGCGGCGCTGCGCGCGGGCGGGCACGACGCCGTCGAGGCGGTGGTCGCCCTCGCCCCGTGGCTGCCGGAGGAGGACGTGGCCGCGTCGCCCGAACCGGTGAAACAGCTCGCCGGACGGCATGTGCTGATCGTGCACGGCACGAACGACACGCGGACCGATCCCGAACTGTCGTTCCGGCTGGCGGCCCGCGCCAAGAAGGCCAACCGGGACGTGTGCCGGTTCGAGGTCCACTCCGACGGCCACGGGCTGCACCACTACCGCGACGAGGTCCTGGCGCTGGTCGAGGACTTCGTGATGGGCGTGCTGTTCGGCCGCGCGTTCTCGCGGCCGGTGGCGGACGCGCTGGCGGCTCCGCCGCCGCTCGGGCTGCGGATGCCGCTGGCGGCCGGGTTCGGCACGTCCCTGCGGCGGTAG
- the deoC gene encoding deoxyribose-phosphate aldolase, with translation MSTNAPTAVHALSDVAASDSTLRRFLHGLPGVDAVGLEARAASLGTRSIKTTAKAYALDLAISMVDLTTLEGADTPGKVRALGAKAVRPDPTDRTAPSTAAVCVYPDMVATAKEAVAGSGVKVASVATAFPAGRAPLSVKLADVREAVAAGADEIDMVIDRGAFLAGNYRKVYDEIVAVKEACGTSARLKVIFETGELSTYDNIRRASWLGMLAGADFIKTSTGKVAVNATPANTLLMLEAVRDFRAQTGVQVGVKPAGGIRTAKDAIKFLVLVNETAGQDWLDNHWFRFGASSLLNDLLMQRQKLATGRYSGPDYVTVD, from the coding sequence ATGTCCACCAATGCACCCACCGCAGTTCACGCACTCTCGGACGTCGCCGCGTCCGACAGCACGCTGCGCCGCTTCCTCCACGGGCTGCCCGGCGTCGACGCGGTCGGCCTGGAGGCGCGCGCCGCCTCCCTGGGCACCCGCTCCATCAAGACCACGGCGAAGGCGTACGCCCTGGACCTCGCGATCTCGATGGTCGACCTCACGACGCTGGAAGGCGCGGACACCCCGGGCAAGGTCCGGGCGCTCGGCGCCAAGGCGGTCCGCCCCGACCCGACCGACCGCACGGCCCCGTCCACGGCCGCGGTCTGCGTCTACCCGGACATGGTGGCCACCGCCAAGGAGGCCGTCGCCGGTTCCGGCGTGAAGGTCGCCTCGGTCGCCACCGCGTTCCCGGCGGGCCGCGCCCCCCTCTCCGTCAAGCTGGCCGACGTGCGCGAGGCCGTGGCGGCGGGCGCCGACGAGATCGACATGGTCATCGACCGCGGCGCCTTCCTCGCGGGGAACTACCGGAAGGTGTACGACGAGATCGTCGCCGTGAAGGAGGCGTGCGGCACCTCCGCCCGTCTGAAGGTCATCTTCGAGACCGGCGAGCTGTCGACGTACGACAACATCCGCCGTGCGAGCTGGCTCGGCATGCTGGCGGGCGCCGACTTCATCAAGACCTCCACCGGCAAGGTCGCCGTCAACGCGACCCCGGCCAACACCCTGCTGATGCTGGAGGCGGTCCGCGACTTCCGCGCCCAGACCGGCGTCCAGGTCGGCGTGAAGCCGGCCGGCGGCATCCGCACGGCCAAGGACGCGATCAAGTTCCTGGTCCTGGTCAACGAGACCGCGGGGCAGGACTGGCTCGACAACCACTGGTTCCGTTTCGGCGCCTCCTCGCTGCTGAACGACCTGTTGATGCAGCGCCAGAAGCTGGCCACCGGCCGCTACTCCGGCCCCGACTACGTGACGGTGGACTGA
- a CDS encoding SigE family RNA polymerase sigma factor: MNTLHGTITSGAVVTRLHDMHAHRGSEKPGGGAGTALLERGREPGAGRGCVRGAGRQHTAYGPQGLQPRAVADAHTGETQGGAAYGEAPGERRSPARAVDAEAAFTAYVRERRASLYATAYHLTGDRFEAEDLLQSALFSTYKAWDRISDKAAVGGYLRRTMTNLHISAWRRRKLNEYPTEELPETPGDTDAMRGTELRAVLWQALARLPETQRTMLVLRYYEGRTDPEIADILGISVGTVKSSIWRSLRRLRDDEALSFGRDQEDAFGELVA, encoded by the coding sequence ATGAACACGCTGCACGGCACCATCACCAGCGGCGCAGTGGTCACGCGTCTGCACGACATGCACGCGCACCGGGGTTCGGAGAAGCCCGGCGGCGGCGCGGGGACCGCCCTGCTGGAGCGCGGCCGGGAGCCCGGGGCGGGGCGCGGGTGCGTCCGCGGCGCCGGGCGCCAGCACACCGCGTACGGGCCGCAGGGGCTCCAGCCCCGCGCGGTGGCCGACGCGCACACGGGGGAGACGCAAGGGGGAGCCGCGTACGGGGAGGCGCCGGGGGAGCGCCGCTCGCCGGCGCGGGCGGTGGACGCCGAGGCGGCCTTCACCGCCTACGTCCGGGAGCGCCGCGCCTCCCTGTACGCGACCGCCTACCACCTGACCGGCGACCGCTTCGAGGCCGAGGACCTGCTGCAGAGCGCGCTGTTCTCGACGTACAAGGCGTGGGACCGGATCAGCGACAAGGCGGCCGTCGGCGGATACCTCCGCCGCACCATGACCAACCTGCACATCAGCGCCTGGCGGCGCCGCAAGCTCAACGAGTACCCGACCGAGGAACTGCCGGAGACGCCCGGCGACACGGACGCGATGCGCGGCACCGAACTGCGCGCGGTCCTGTGGCAGGCGCTGGCCCGGCTGCCCGAGACCCAGCGCACCATGCTGGTCCTGCGCTACTACGAGGGCCGCACGGACCCGGAGATCGCGGACATCCTCGGCATCAGCGTCGGCACGGTGAAGTCCAGCATCTGGCGGTCGCTGCGCCGGCTGCGCGACGACGAGGCCCTCAGCTTCGGGCGCGACCAGGAGGACGCCTTCGGCGAGCTCGTCGCCTGA
- the afsQ1 gene encoding two-component system response regulator AfsQ1, which yields MPSLLLIEDDDAIRTALELSLTRQGHRVATAASGEDGLKLLREQRPDLIVLDVMLPGIDGFEVCRRIRRTDQLPIILLTARSDDIDVVVGLESGADDYVVKPVQGRVLDARIRAVLRRGERESSDSATFGSLVIDRAAMTVTKNGEDLQLTPTELRLLLELSRRPGQALSRQQLLRLVWEHDYLGDSRLVDACVQRLRAKVEDVPSSPTLIRTVRGVGYRLDPPQ from the coding sequence GTGCCTTCCCTGTTGCTGATCGAGGACGACGACGCCATCCGTACGGCCCTGGAGCTCTCTCTGACGCGCCAGGGACACCGGGTGGCCACCGCTGCCAGCGGTGAGGACGGTCTGAAGCTGCTGCGCGAGCAGCGGCCGGACCTGATCGTGCTGGACGTGATGCTGCCCGGCATCGACGGGTTCGAGGTGTGCCGGCGCATCCGGCGCACGGACCAGTTGCCGATCATCCTGCTGACCGCCCGGAGCGACGACATCGACGTGGTCGTCGGCCTGGAGTCGGGCGCCGACGACTACGTGGTCAAGCCGGTGCAGGGCAGGGTCCTCGACGCCCGGATCCGGGCCGTGCTGCGGCGCGGGGAGCGGGAGTCCAGCGACTCGGCGACCTTCGGCTCCCTGGTCATCGACCGTGCCGCGATGACCGTCACCAAGAACGGCGAGGACCTCCAGCTCACCCCGACCGAGCTGCGGCTGCTGCTGGAGCTGAGCCGGCGGCCGGGGCAGGCGCTGTCGCGGCAGCAGTTGCTGCGGCTGGTGTGGGAGCACGACTACCTCGGTGACTCGCGGCTCGTGGACGCCTGTGTGCAGCGGCTGCGCGCCAAGGTCGAGGACGTGCCGTCGTCCCCGACGCTGATCCGTACCGTGCGCGGTGTCGGCTACCGGCTGGATCCGCCTCAGTGA
- a CDS encoding PH domain-containing protein, producing the protein MTTPEHQSSAPQPPVPATRDRVYRSPGGIAGGVLLLAVIGWLGIDAVVSGEGRTPWLALAVLLLLVPLVVAFTLRPAVFAGEDRLRVRNPLRVVVLPWGQVASLRSGYTNEVVAASGTKYQLWAIPVSLRARKKAARQEARRAAGGGRGRGGVLGGMGQGAFGGAGAAAVQDGPVRAETDQAMDDLRALRDAREKARSAQGEVTVRWAYEIAGPAVAGAVLLAVLLAVG; encoded by the coding sequence ATGACGACCCCGGAGCACCAGTCCTCAGCACCGCAGCCGCCGGTCCCCGCGACCAGGGACCGGGTCTACCGCTCGCCCGGGGGCATCGCCGGCGGTGTGCTGCTGCTCGCCGTCATCGGCTGGCTCGGCATCGACGCCGTCGTCTCGGGCGAGGGGCGCACCCCGTGGCTGGCGCTGGCCGTGCTGCTCCTCCTCGTGCCGCTGGTCGTCGCCTTCACCCTGCGGCCCGCCGTCTTCGCGGGCGAGGACCGGCTGCGCGTCCGCAACCCCCTGCGGGTCGTCGTGCTGCCCTGGGGACAGGTGGCCTCGCTGCGGTCCGGCTACACCAACGAGGTCGTGGCCGCCTCCGGCACCAAGTACCAGCTGTGGGCCATTCCCGTCTCGCTGCGCGCCCGCAAGAAGGCCGCGCGCCAGGAGGCGCGGCGGGCCGCGGGCGGCGGCCGGGGGCGGGGCGGTGTCCTCGGCGGGATGGGGCAGGGCGCCTTCGGGGGCGCGGGCGCGGCGGCCGTGCAGGACGGGCCGGTGCGCGCGGAGACCGACCAGGCCATGGACGACCTGCGCGCACTGCGCGACGCCCGGGAGAAGGCGCGGTCCGCGCAGGGCGAGGTGACCGTGCGCTGGGCCTACGAGATCGCGGGACCGGCGGTGGCCGGGGCGGTGCTGCTGGCGGTGCTGCTTGCGGTGGGCTGA
- a CDS encoding aldehyde dehydrogenase family protein, whose translation MEKQTPVFEYAPAPESRAVVDIAPSYGLFIDGEFAEAADGKVFKTVSPSTEEVLSEVAEAGEADVDRAVRAARKAFETWSALPGSERAKYLFRIARIIQERSRELAVLETLDNGKPIRETRDADLPLVAAHFFYYAGWADKLDHAGFGANPRPLGVAGQVIPWNFPLLMLAWKIAPALATGNTVVLKPAETTPLSALFFADICRQAGLPRGVVNIVTGDGRAGAALVAHPGVDKVAFTGSTAVGKEIARTVAGTRKKLTLELGGKGANIVFDDAPIDQAVEGIVSGIFFNQGQVCCAGSRLLVQESIHDELLDSLKRRLSTLRLGDPLDKNTDIGAINSAEQLARITALADQGEAEGAERWSPACELPQNGFWFAPTLFTNVTQAHTIARDEIFGPVLSVLTFRTPDEAVAKANNTPYGLSAGIWTEKGSRILAVANKLRAGVVWSNTFNKFDPTSPFGGYKESGFGREGGRHGLEAYLDV comes from the coding sequence ATGGAAAAGCAGACGCCCGTTTTCGAGTACGCGCCGGCGCCCGAGTCGCGCGCGGTCGTCGACATCGCCCCGTCCTACGGCCTGTTCATCGACGGCGAGTTCGCCGAGGCGGCCGACGGCAAGGTCTTCAAGACCGTCTCCCCGTCCACCGAGGAGGTCCTCTCCGAGGTCGCCGAGGCCGGTGAGGCGGACGTCGACCGCGCCGTGCGGGCCGCCCGGAAGGCGTTCGAGACGTGGTCGGCGCTGCCCGGCTCCGAGCGCGCGAAGTACCTCTTCCGCATCGCCCGCATCATCCAGGAGCGCAGCCGCGAGCTCGCGGTCCTGGAAACCCTGGACAACGGCAAGCCGATCAGGGAGACCCGCGACGCCGACCTGCCCCTGGTCGCCGCGCACTTCTTCTACTACGCGGGCTGGGCCGACAAGCTGGACCACGCGGGCTTCGGCGCGAACCCGCGCCCGCTCGGCGTCGCGGGCCAGGTCATCCCCTGGAACTTCCCCCTCCTCATGCTGGCGTGGAAGATCGCCCCGGCGCTCGCGACCGGCAACACGGTGGTGCTGAAGCCCGCCGAGACGACCCCGCTGTCCGCGCTGTTCTTCGCGGACATCTGCCGCCAGGCGGGCCTGCCCCGGGGCGTCGTCAACATCGTCACCGGCGACGGCCGCGCGGGTGCCGCGCTGGTCGCCCACCCCGGCGTGGACAAGGTCGCCTTCACCGGCTCCACGGCGGTCGGCAAGGAGATCGCCCGCACGGTCGCCGGCACCCGCAAGAAGCTCACCCTGGAGCTGGGCGGCAAGGGCGCCAACATCGTCTTCGACGACGCCCCGATCGACCAGGCCGTCGAGGGCATCGTGAGCGGCATCTTCTTCAACCAGGGCCAGGTCTGCTGCGCGGGCTCGCGCCTGCTGGTCCAGGAGTCGATCCACGACGAGCTGCTGGACTCCCTCAAGCGCAGGCTCTCCACCCTGCGCCTGGGCGACCCCCTGGACAAGAACACGGACATCGGCGCGATCAACTCCGCCGAGCAGCTCGCCCGCATCACCGCCCTCGCCGACCAGGGCGAGGCCGAGGGCGCCGAGCGCTGGTCCCCGGCCTGCGAACTCCCGCAGAACGGCTTCTGGTTCGCCCCGACGCTGTTCACGAACGTCACCCAGGCGCACACCATCGCCCGCGACGAGATCTTCGGCCCGGTGCTGTCGGTCCTCACCTTCCGCACCCCGGACGAGGCGGTCGCCAAGGCCAACAACACCCCCTACGGCCTGTCGGCGGGCATCTGGACGGAGAAGGGCTCGCGCATCCTGGCGGTCGCGAACAAGCTCCGCGCGGGTGTCGTCTGGTCCAACACGTTCAACAAGTTCGACCCGACCTCGCCGTTCGGCGGTTACAAGGAGTCGGGCTTCGGCCGCGAGGGCGGCCGCCACGGCCTGGAGGCGTACCTCGATGTCTGA
- a CDS encoding aldehyde dehydrogenase family protein produces MSDARLSVFKTYKLYVGGKFPRSESGRVYEVTDTKGTWLANAPLSSRKDARDAVVAARKAFGGWSGATAYNRGQVLYRVAEMLEGRRDQFVREVAAAEGLSKSKAAEQVDATIDRWVWYAGWTDKIAQVTGGGNPVAGPFFNLSSPEPTGVVAVLAPQESSFLGLVSVVAPVIATGNTAVVVASERSPLPALSLAEVLATSDVPGGVVNILSGRTAEIAAPLAAHQDVNAIDLAGADAELAKELEIAAADNLKRVLRPQPVDDWTATPGIERMTAFLETKTVWHPTGSLGASGSSY; encoded by the coding sequence ATGTCTGACGCGCGACTGAGTGTCTTCAAGACCTACAAGCTGTACGTCGGCGGGAAGTTCCCGCGTTCGGAGAGCGGCCGGGTGTACGAGGTGACCGACACGAAGGGCACATGGCTGGCCAACGCTCCCCTCTCCTCCCGCAAGGACGCCCGGGACGCGGTGGTCGCCGCGCGCAAGGCGTTCGGCGGCTGGTCGGGCGCGACGGCGTACAACCGCGGCCAGGTCCTCTACCGCGTCGCGGAGATGCTGGAGGGCCGCCGCGACCAGTTCGTCCGTGAAGTGGCCGCCGCCGAGGGGCTGTCGAAGTCCAAGGCCGCCGAGCAGGTGGACGCGACGATCGACCGCTGGGTCTGGTACGCGGGCTGGACCGACAAGATCGCCCAGGTGACCGGCGGCGGCAACCCGGTCGCGGGCCCGTTCTTCAACCTCTCCTCCCCGGAGCCGACGGGCGTGGTGGCGGTCCTGGCCCCGCAGGAGTCGTCCTTCCTGGGCCTGGTCTCGGTCGTCGCCCCGGTGATCGCCACGGGCAACACGGCGGTGGTGGTCGCGAGCGAGAGGTCGCCGCTCCCGGCCCTGTCCCTCGCCGAGGTCCTCGCCACCTCCGACGTGCCCGGCGGCGTGGTCAACATCCTGTCCGGCCGCACGGCGGAGATCGCCGCGCCGCTCGCCGCCCACCAGGACGTGAACGCCATCGACCTCGCCGGTGCCGACGCGGAGCTGGCCAAGGAACTGGAGATCGCGGCGGCCGACAACCTCAAGCGCGTCCTGCGTCCACAGCCTGTGGACGACTGGACGGCGACTCCGGGCATCGAGCGCATGACCGCGTTCCTGGAGACGAAGACGGTCTGGCACCCGACGGGGTCGCTGGGCGCCTCCGGCTCGTCGTACTGA
- a CDS encoding adenosine deaminase → MTSQSTAKSPTPDQIRRAPKVLLHDHLDGGLRPATIVELARATGYSKLPHTDPGKLGLWFREAADSGSLERYLETFSHTVAVMQTREALVRVAAECAEDLARDGVVYAEVRYAPEQHLEGGLTLEEVVEAVDEGFREGERRAREAGHRIRVGALLTAMRHAARSLEIAELANRYRDAGVVGFDIAGAEAGHPPTRHLDAFEFLKRENNHFTIHAGEAFGLPSIWQALQWCGADRLGHGVRIIDDIEVREDGSVALGRLASYVRDKRIPLELCPSSNLQTGAASSYAEHPIGLLRRLHFRATVNTDNRLMSHTSMSREFEHLVEAFGYTLDDMQWFSVNAMKSAFIPFDERLAMINDVIKPGYAELKSEWLFR, encoded by the coding sequence ATGACGAGCCAGAGCACCGCGAAGAGCCCGACGCCGGACCAGATCCGCCGGGCGCCGAAGGTTCTGCTGCACGACCACCTCGACGGCGGGCTGCGCCCGGCCACGATCGTCGAACTCGCCCGCGCCACCGGCTATTCGAAACTGCCGCACACCGATCCTGGCAAGCTCGGCCTGTGGTTCCGGGAAGCCGCCGACTCCGGGTCCCTGGAGCGGTACCTGGAGACCTTCTCCCACACCGTCGCCGTCATGCAGACCCGCGAGGCGCTGGTCCGCGTCGCCGCCGAGTGCGCCGAGGACCTCGCCCGCGACGGCGTCGTCTACGCCGAGGTGCGCTACGCCCCCGAGCAGCACCTGGAGGGCGGACTCACCCTGGAAGAGGTCGTCGAAGCCGTCGACGAGGGCTTCCGGGAGGGCGAGCGGCGGGCGCGGGAGGCCGGCCACCGCATCCGCGTCGGCGCGCTGCTGACCGCGATGCGGCACGCGGCCCGCTCCCTGGAGATCGCCGAGCTGGCCAACCGCTACCGGGACGCGGGCGTCGTCGGCTTCGACATCGCCGGTGCCGAGGCCGGTCACCCGCCCACCCGGCATCTCGACGCCTTCGAGTTCCTGAAGCGGGAGAACAATCACTTCACCATCCACGCCGGGGAGGCTTTCGGCCTGCCGTCCATCTGGCAGGCGCTCCAGTGGTGCGGCGCCGACCGGCTGGGGCACGGGGTGCGCATCATCGACGACATCGAGGTGCGCGAGGACGGCTCGGTCGCGCTCGGGCGCCTCGCCTCCTACGTCCGCGACAAGCGGATCCCGCTGGAGCTGTGCCCCAGCTCCAACCTCCAGACGGGGGCCGCCTCCTCCTACGCCGAGCACCCCATCGGGCTGCTGCGCCGCCTGCACTTCCGCGCGACGGTGAACACGGACAACCGGCTGATGTCCCACACCAGCATGAGCCGGGAATTCGAGCATCTTGTCGAAGCGTTCGGCTACACGCTCGACGACATGCAGTGGTTCTCCGTCAATGCGATGAAATCAGCGTTCATTCCTTTCGACGAACGGCTGGCCATGATCAATGACGTCATCAAACCCGGATACGCCGAACTGAAATCCGAATGGCTCTTCCGTTAG